GGAAGGCAGTTTTGACTACTGAGGATATCGAATTATTGAAGGATCTTTGACCTTGGAACGATCACTGATCTCTATCGGGCTCCTCCATTTCCCTGTTTATAACAAAAACAAGGAGGTCGTTACCACCTCAATAACTACCTCCAGTCTTCATGATATTTCGAGAACAGCCAGAACCTTTGGGGTTGAAGGTTTTTATATCATAACTCCGATCCAGGCACATAAGGAGCTGGTCAACCGACTGATCCAGCACTGGCAGACAGGCTATGGAGCCGATTACAACCCGACGCGCAAGGATGCCCTTGAAAACGTTATTGTCATGAGCAGCCTTGGAGAATGTCTTCGGAGCCTGAAAGAGAAGTACCAGAAAGACCCTGTCACGGTTGTAACCTGCGCCCGGGCGCGCAGAAATGCAATCTCTTATCCGGATCTTCGTGAGAAGATACGGCGGGAGAGGCAATTATACTTCATTATTTTCGGAACCGGCTGGGGTATTGAACAGAGCCTGATGGAAACCATGGACTTTACCATCGAACCAATCTATGGACAGGGAAGGTATAATCATCTTTCCGTAAGAGCTGCGGTAGCTATAATTCTGGATAGATTAACTAACGAAAACAGGTAAAGAGGTAGAAGCGACATGAATAACATTTTGAACGCATTGGAGCAGGAACAGCTTAAAAAAGATATTCCCGGTTTCGGGCCAGGTGATACGCTCAGGGTGCATCTGAAACTTATTGAAGGTGACCGGGAAAGAATTCAGGTCTTTGAAGGGGTAGTTATCCGCATTCGCCGGGGGAATAACCGGTCCACGTTCACCGTGCGGAAAATCTCGTACGGAGTGGGAGTTGAGAGAACCCTCCCCCTTCATTCTCCCATTATTGACAAAATCGAGGTTACGCGCAAGGGAAGGGTCCGCCGGGCAAAACTGTATTATATGCGGCAGCGTATAGGCAAGAGAGCCAGAATCAAGGAAAGAACTACGAGGTAAGAAGTGGTTTAATGGCAATAACTCACCGAGTACAACTGGGGAAACAAGGTGAACGGATGGCGGTTCAGCTCCTGAAATCGGAGCATCTCTCGATCCGTGAGCTGAATTTTCGCTGCTCTCTCGGAGAAATCGATATCATTGCCGAGCAGGAGGATGTCATTGTCTTCATCGAAGTCAAAACCAGGAGCACTACAAATTATGGCTTGCCAGAAGAAGCGGTTGGTTACCCCAAGCAGCAGAAGCTTATCCAGGTGGCCATGCATTACCTTCAGAAGGAGCGATTGGAAAATAGAAGCTGCCGCTTCGATGTGGTATCCATTATCATGAAGAACAACACAGTTGAGAAAATTGAACACATTATGAATGCTTTCTCAGCTTGAAGAAATTATGGAAGGTCAGAGGGAACTATCCTTTTGCATAAAAACAAAGTATGGCCAAAGGCAGTATCGGATTGTCAAGAAGGTTCGTGAGCAGTGATTTATATCTCCAGGTTTAATCCCTCCCTCAAAGTAGTATTCGTAGTATTCGGCAAATTCTTCTGCTCAGTGAGTTTATTTTTCTGGCTTTATTAATCCAAAGGTATTATATTATTATAATGGCATGTTTTGTGCTTTCCATTTCTCCTGGAAGGCCACAGATACCGGAGCATTCATCCGGCGTGGAAGGGTGAGAAAGGTTTTGGGGTATGCTCTGGGTGTTCAATTAATAAACATAATAAACAAAACAGCCCGAATCTGAATTTTTCATGTCTCTGACGGAATTGGTTATGTATTGTTAGAGTTATCTATTAACAACAGAATCACTTTGAAGGAGAGAGTGATGAAGGGTAAGCCTATATATTCCTTCTTCTGGATTTGCCTGGCGGTCGTACTGGTTGTTCAGCTTTCTGGAGTAAAAGTTTTTGCACAGGAGATTTATCCTCAGGTACTTGAGTCCGACCCTGAGTCAATGCAAACTGATGTGCCTGTATCAAGTGCCATAACCATCTTGTTCACTGTCCCCATGGACCCTGTTACTACGGCTGAGGCCTTTCATTTCTACATTGAAGGAACCGACGAGGTCTTTAACAACCTCAAGGATTCCGGTTACCTCGATATAGAGAATGCCACTTTGACCTTTACTCCTCTCCATGATCTGGAGCCTGGAACGACATACTGGATTAAGATTAAATCAACGGCTACCGACATGAATCAGCCGCGGAACTCCCTGGATGGGAATAATAACGGCGTTGGTGAAGAGGGAGAGGATGATGACTGGAAGATTATGTTCACCACCGCAGCCATAGAAGTTCCTCCTCCTGCCCAGGACCACTGGAGTCAAGTCTATGGTCCAGGCCAGGGCATTGACGGAAAGATTTGCTGTATGGCCGTTGACAGCCGGGATAATCTCTGGGCAGCAACCAATGATGAAGATGGCATTTACTACTTTGATGGGAATGCCTGGCAGAATAAAACATCCTCTCTCGATGACTCTCAAATGATAGATAACTTCCTCTGTATGGCTGCTGACGGGCAGGACCGCCTGTGGGTAGCACTCGATACATCGCGAGAGACCAGTCTCGATGCTCCCCGGTTAGCCAGATGGGAGAACAATACCTGGCAAGAATTTTCTGCCGCAAACCTCAGCCTCCTCGAGGACGAGGTCATTCTCAAAATTGCCTTCGATTCCAGTGATAACGTCTGGATGATTACCAGTGGAAGTAAGGTCATTAACTACAACAATAGCAATAGGCAGGTAATCACCTATGCGAAAAACGATCTTTCCGAAGGTGCACTGGTGATCGACAGGGAGGATAATGTCTGGGTTGGATCGGCGGTTAACGGTGCCTTCAAACTGCCGAAGGGAAAGGATACCTGGGAAGTTTACAGTTACAATGACGCCCCTGGACCTTATTCTACGAAAGGCATGGGGATCGATCCTGCCGGGCATATTTGGATCGGAACAACGATCGGGCTCCTGAAATTGGATCCATCCATTGGAAAACCCGGCGTATGGACACGCTATACCACTAGTAATACCGGTGCGGGATTGCCGAGTAACGATATAACCTCCCTGGCTGTTGATCCGAAGAGCGGCGCAATATGGGCAGGGACTTCGTCCGGTCTTGG
This window of the bacterium genome carries:
- a CDS encoding RNA methyltransferase, translated to MERSLISIGLLHFPVYNKNKEVVTTSITTSSLHDISRTARTFGVEGFYIITPIQAHKELVNRLIQHWQTGYGADYNPTRKDALENVIVMSSLGECLRSLKEKYQKDPVTVVTCARARRNAISYPDLREKIRRERQLYFIIFGTGWGIEQSLMETMDFTIEPIYGQGRYNHLSVRAAVAIILDRLTNENR
- the rplS gene encoding 50S ribosomal protein L19: MNNILNALEQEQLKKDIPGFGPGDTLRVHLKLIEGDRERIQVFEGVVIRIRRGNNRSTFTVRKISYGVGVERTLPLHSPIIDKIEVTRKGRVRRAKLYYMRQRIGKRARIKERTTR
- a CDS encoding YraN family protein, translated to MAITHRVQLGKQGERMAVQLLKSEHLSIRELNFRCSLGEIDIIAEQEDVIVFIEVKTRSTTNYGLPEEAVGYPKQQKLIQVAMHYLQKERLENRSCRFDVVSIIMKNNTVEKIEHIMNAFSA
- a CDS encoding Ig-like domain-containing protein, whose amino-acid sequence is MKGKPIYSFFWICLAVVLVVQLSGVKVFAQEIYPQVLESDPESMQTDVPVSSAITILFTVPMDPVTTAEAFHFYIEGTDEVFNNLKDSGYLDIENATLTFTPLHDLEPGTTYWIKIKSTATDMNQPRNSLDGNNNGVGEEGEDDDWKIMFTTAAIEVPPPAQDHWSQVYGPGQGIDGKICCMAVDSRDNLWAATNDEDGIYYFDGNAWQNKTSSLDDSQMIDNFLCMAADGQDRLWVALDTSRETSLDAPRLARWENNTWQEFSAANLSLLEDEVILKIAFDSSDNVWMITSGSKVINYNNSNRQVITYAKNDLSEGALVIDREDNVWVGSAVNGAFKLPKGKDTWEVYSYNDAPGPYSTKGMGIDPAGHIWIGTTIGLLKLDPSIGKPGVWTRYTTSNTGAGLPSNDITSLAVDPKSGAIWAGTSSGLGKFDGKTQWTNFAVTNISELSDQKINTLALNPRGEVWLGTDDGLMKRDDIRPYIVVEESSPTNETLVDQTVKIRIVFSEPMRQDAATNAFTLMNAVKATTVAGEFSWTDERTLEFTPEKGVLDADQTYRIIMATSVLPKDLAGNSLSTTGYEVTFSTQGNQQSNTRFSPAYDDDVNLSGSGCFIDSVSHKPWSWLRRVVELLWS